One window from the genome of Helicobacter pylori encodes:
- a CDS encoding DNA-directed RNA polymerase subunit beta/beta', protein MSKKIPLKNRLRADFTKTPTDLEVPNLLLLQRDSYDSFLYSKEGKESGIEKVFKSIFPIQDEHNRITLEYAGCEFGKSKYTVREAMERGITYSIPLKIKVRLILWEKDTKSGEKNGIKDIKEQSIFIREIPLMTERTSFIINGVERVVVNQLHRSPGVIFKEEESSTSLNKLIYTGQIIPDRGSWLYFEYDSKDVLYARINKRRKVPVTILFRAMDYQRQDIIKMFYPLVKVRYENDKYLIPFASLDANQRMEFDLKDPQGKVILLAGKKLTSRKIKELKENHLEWVEYPMDILLNRHLAEPVMVGKEVLLDMLTQLDKNKLEKIHDLGVQEFVIINDLALGHDASIIHSFLADYESLKLLKQTEKIDDENALAAIRIHKVMKPGDPVTTEVAKQFVKKLFFDPERYDLTMVGRMKMNHKLGLHVPDYITTLTHEDIITTVKYLMKIKNNQGKIDDRDHLGNRRIRAVGELLANELHSGLVKMQKTIKDKLTTMSGAFDSLMPHDLVNSKMITSTIMEFFMGGQLSQFMDQTNPLSEVTHKRRLSALGEGGLVKDRVGFEARDVHPTHYGRICPIETPEGQNIGLINTLSTFTRVNDLGFIEAPYKKVVDGKVVGETIYLTAIQEDSHIIAPASTPIDEEGNILGDLIETRVEGEIVLNEKSKVTLMDLSSSMLVGVAASLIPFLEHDDANRALMGTNMQRQAVPLLRSDAPIVGTGIEKIIARDSWGAIKANRTGVVEKVDTKNIYILGEGKEEAYIDAYSLQKNLRTNQNTSFNQVPIVKVGDKVEAGQIIADGPSMDRGELALGKNVRVAFMPWNGYNFEDAIVVSECITKDDIFTSTHIYEKEVDARELKHGAEEFTADIPDVKEEALAHLDESGIVKVGTYVSTGMILVGKTSPKGEIKSTPEERLLRAIFGDKAGHVVNKSLYCPPSLEGTVIDVKVFTKKGYEKDARVLSAYEEEKAKLDMEHFDRLTMLNREELLRVSSLLSQAILEEPFSHNGKDYKEGDQIPKEEIASINRFTLASLVKKYSKEVQNHYEITKNNFLEQKKVLGEEHEEKLSILEKDDILPNGVIKKVKLYIATKRKLKVGDKMAGRHGNKGIVSNIVPVADMPYTADGEPVDIVLNPLGVPSRMNIGQILEMHLGLVGKEFGKQIARMLEDKTKDFAKELRSKMLEIANAINEKDPLTIHVLENCSDEELLEYAKDWSKGVKMAIPVFEGISQEKFYKLFELAKIAMDGKMDLYDGRTGEKMRERVNVGYMYMIKLHHLVDEKVHARSTGPYSLVTHQPVGGKALFGGQRFGEMEVWALEAYGAAHTLKEMLTIKSDDIRGRENAYRAIAKGEQVGESEIPETFYVLTKELQSLALDINIFGNDVDEDGAPKPIMIKEDDRPKDFSSFQLTLASPEKIHSWSYGEVKKPETINYRTLKPERDGLFCMKIFGPTKDYECLCGKYKKPRFKDIGTCEKCGVAITHSKVRRFRMGHIELATPVAHIWYVNSLPSRIGTLLGVKMKDLERVLYYEAYIVKEPGEAAYDNEGTKLVMKYDILNEEQYQNISRRYEDRGFVAQMGGEAIKDLLEEIDLITLLQSLKEEVKDTNSDAKKKKLIKRLKVVESFLNSGNRPEWMMLTVLPVLPPDLRPLVALDGGKFAVSDVNELYRRVINRNQRLKRLMELGAPEIIVRNEKRMLQEAVDVLFDNGRSTNAVKGANKCPLKSLSEIIKGKQGRFRQNLLGKRVDFSGRSVIVVGPNLKMDECGLPKNMALELFKPHLLSKLEERGYATTLKQAKRMIEQKSNEVWECLQEITEGYPVLLNRAPTLHKQSIQAFHPKLIDGKAIQLHPLVCSAFNADFDGDQMAVHVPLSQEAIAECKVLMLSSMNILLPASGKAVAIPSQDMVLGLYYLSLEKSGVKGEHKLFSSVNEIITAIDTKELDIHAKIRVLDQGNIIATSAGRMIIKSILPDFIPTDLWNRPMKKKDIGVLVDYVHKVGGIGITATFLDNLKTLGFRYATKAGISISMEDIITPKDKQKMVEKAKVEVKKIQQQYDQGLLTDQERYNKIIDTWTEVNDRMSKEMMSAIAKDKEGFNSIYMMADSGARGSAAQIRQLSAMRGLMTKPDGSIIETPIISNFKEGLNVLEYFNSTHGARKGLADTALKTANAGYLTRKLIDVSQNVKVVSDDCGTHEGIEITDIAVGSELIEPLEERIFGRVLLEDVIDPITNEILLYADTLIDEEGAKKVVEAGIKSITIRTPVTCKAPKGVCAKCYGLNLGEGKMSYPGEAVGVVAAQSIGEPGTQLTLRTFHVGGTASRSQDEREIVASKEGFVRFYNLRTYTNKEGKNIIANRRNASILVVEPKIKVPFDGELRIETVYEEVVVSVKNGEQEAKFVLRRSDIVKPSELAGVGGKIEGKVYLPYASGHKVHKGGSIADIIQEGWNVPNRIPYASELLVKDNDPIAQDVYAKEKGAIKYYVLEANHLERTHGIKKGDMMSEKGLFAVIADDNGREAARHYIARGSEILIDDNSEVSANSVISKPTTNTFKTIATWDPYNTPIIADFKGKVSFVDVIAGVTVAEKEDENTGITSLVVNDYIPSGYKPSLFLEGVDGEEVRYFLEPKTSIAISDGSSVEQAEVLAKIPKATVKSKDITGGLPRVSELFEARKPKPKDVAILSEVDGIVSFGKPIRNKEHIIVTSKDGRSMDYFVDKGKQILVHADEFVHAGEAMTDGVISSHDILRISGEKELYKYIVSEVQQVYRRQGVSIADKHIEIIVSQMLRQVRILDSGDSKFIEGDLVSKKLFKEENARVIALKGEPAIAEPVLLGITRAAIGSDSIISAASFQETTKVLTEASIAMKKDFLEDLKENVVLGRMIPVGTGMYKNKKIVLRTLEDGPKF, encoded by the coding sequence ATGTCAAAAAAAATTCCCCTAAAAAACCGCTTGAGAGCTGATTTTACAAAAACCCCAACAGATTTAGAAGTCCCTAATTTATTATTATTGCAACGAGACAGCTATGATTCTTTCTTGTATTCCAAAGAGGGTAAAGAGAGCGGGATTGAAAAGGTTTTTAAATCCATTTTCCCTATCCAAGATGAGCATAACCGCATCACTTTAGAATACGCGGGTTGCGAATTTGGCAAGTCTAAATACACCGTTAGAGAAGCGATGGAGAGGGGCATTACCTACTCTATTCCGCTTAAAATTAAAGTGCGCTTGATCTTGTGGGAAAAAGACACCAAGAGTGGCGAAAAGAACGGCATCAAGGATATTAAAGAACAAAGCATTTTCATTCGTGAGATCCCTTTGATGACAGAACGCACTTCATTTATTATCAATGGGGTGGAGCGCGTGGTGGTCAATCAACTCCACAGAAGCCCCGGTGTGATTTTCAAAGAAGAAGAATCCAGCACTTCTTTAAACAAGCTCATTTACACAGGGCAAATCATCCCTGATAGGGGTTCGTGGCTGTATTTTGAATACGATTCTAAAGATGTTTTATATGCTCGTATCAACAAACGCCGTAAAGTGCCTGTTACTATTTTATTCAGGGCAATGGATTATCAAAGACAAGACATCATCAAAATGTTCTACCCGCTTGTTAAAGTGCGTTATGAAAACGATAAATATTTGATCCCATTTGCCTCATTAGACGCCAATCAAAGAATGGAATTTGACTTGAAAGATCCTCAAGGCAAGGTTATTCTTTTAGCAGGAAAAAAGCTCACTTCAAGAAAGATTAAAGAGCTTAAAGAAAACCATTTGGAATGGGTGGAATACCCTATGGATATTTTACTCAATCGTCATTTAGCTGAGCCTGTTATGGTGGGGAAAGAAGTCTTATTGGACATGCTCACTCAGCTAGATAAAAACAAATTAGAAAAAATCCACGATTTAGGCGTGCAAGAATTTGTGATCATCAACGATCTAGCGTTAGGGCATGACGCTTCCATTATCCATTCTTTTTTGGCCGATTATGAGTCTTTGAAATTGCTCAAGCAAACGGAAAAAATTGATGATGAAAACGCTCTAGCGGCGATTCGTATCCATAAGGTTATGAAACCAGGCGATCCTGTTACGACTGAAGTGGCTAAGCAGTTTGTCAAAAAACTTTTCTTTGACCCTGAACGCTATGATTTGACCATGGTAGGGCGCATGAAAATGAATCACAAGTTGGGCTTGCATGTGCCTGATTACATCACGACTTTAACGCATGAAGATATTATCACCACCGTTAAATACCTCATGAAAATCAAAAACAATCAGGGCAAGATTGATGATAGGGACCACTTAGGCAATCGTAGGATCAGAGCGGTAGGGGAACTATTGGCCAATGAATTGCATTCAGGCTTAGTGAAAATGCAAAAGACCATTAAAGACAAGCTCACTACCATGAGCGGGGCTTTTGATTCGCTCATGCCCCATGACTTGGTCAATTCTAAAATGATCACAAGCACCATCATGGAATTTTTCATGGGCGGTCAGCTCTCGCAATTTATGGATCAAACCAACCCTTTGAGTGAAGTTACGCACAAACGCCGCCTTTCAGCACTCGGTGAAGGGGGGTTGGTGAAAGACAGGGTAGGGTTTGAAGCTAGAGATGTGCACCCCACGCATTATGGCCGAATTTGTCCCATTGAGACCCCAGAAGGTCAAAATATCGGTCTGATCAACACCCTTTCCACTTTCACAAGAGTGAATGATTTAGGCTTTATTGAAGCCCCTTATAAAAAGGTTGTGGATGGCAAAGTGGTGGGCGAGACGATTTATTTGACCGCTATTCAAGAAGACAGCCACATCATCGCTCCCGCAAGCACCCCCATTGATGAAGAGGGTAATATTTTAGGCGATTTGATTGAAACGCGCGTGGAAGGCGAGATCGTTTTAAACGAAAAAAGCAAAGTTACCTTAATGGATTTAAGCTCTAGCATGCTAGTAGGGGTCGCCGCATCGCTCATTCCCTTCTTAGAGCATGATGACGCCAACCGTGCTTTAATGGGGACTAACATGCAGCGCCAAGCCGTGCCTTTGTTAAGAAGCGACGCCCCCATTGTAGGCACAGGGATTGAAAAAATTATCGCTAGGGATTCTTGGGGAGCGATCAAAGCCAATCGCACAGGCGTTGTAGAAAAAGTTGATACTAAAAATATTTACATTTTAGGCGAAGGCAAAGAAGAGGCCTATATTGATGCGTATTCTTTGCAAAAAAACTTGCGCACCAACCAAAACACCAGTTTCAATCAAGTCCCTATCGTTAAAGTGGGCGATAAAGTGGAAGCCGGGCAAATCATCGCTGATGGCCCTAGCATGGATAGAGGCGAGTTAGCGTTAGGGAAAAACGTACGCGTGGCGTTCATGCCTTGGAATGGCTATAACTTTGAAGACGCCATCGTGGTGAGTGAGTGCATCACTAAAGACGATATTTTCACTTCCACCCACATTTATGAAAAAGAAGTGGATGCTAGGGAGCTTAAGCATGGCGCGGAAGAATTTACCGCTGATATTCCTGATGTGAAAGAAGAAGCGCTCGCTCATCTTGATGAAAGCGGGATCGTTAAAGTCGGCACTTATGTGAGCACTGGCATGATTTTAGTGGGCAAGACTTCTCCTAAAGGCGAGATTAAAAGCACGCCTGAAGAAAGGCTCTTAAGGGCGATTTTTGGGGATAAAGCCGGGCATGTGGTCAATAAGAGTTTGTATTGCCCCCCCAGTTTGGAAGGCACGGTGATTGATGTGAAAGTCTTCACTAAAAAAGGCTATGAGAAAGACGCACGCGTTTTGAGCGCGTATGAAGAAGAAAAAGCCAAGCTTGATATGGAGCATTTTGACCGCTTGACCATGCTCAATAGAGAAGAATTGTTGCGCGTTAGCTCGCTCCTTTCTCAAGCGATTTTAGAAGAGCCTTTCAGCCATAATGGCAAGGATTATAAAGAAGGCGATCAAATCCCTAAAGAAGAAATCGCTTCAATCAACCGCTTCACTTTGGCTAGTTTAGTCAAAAAGTATTCTAAAGAAGTGCAAAACCACTATGAAATCACTAAAAACAATTTCTTAGAGCAAAAGAAAGTCTTGGGCGAAGAGCATGAAGAAAAGCTCTCTATTTTAGAAAAAGATGATATTTTGCCTAATGGCGTGATCAAAAAAGTCAAGCTCTATATCGCTACAAAACGAAAGCTTAAAGTGGGCGATAAAATGGCAGGAAGGCATGGGAATAAAGGGATTGTGTCTAATATCGTGCCGGTTGCGGATATGCCTTATACCGCTGATGGCGAGCCTGTGGATATTGTCTTAAACCCTTTGGGCGTGCCAAGCCGCATGAATATTGGGCAGATTTTAGAAATGCATTTAGGCTTAGTAGGGAAAGAGTTTGGGAAACAAATCGCTCGCATGCTAGAGGATAAAACCAAAGATTTTGCCAAAGAATTACGCTCTAAAATGCTAGAAATCGCTAACGCCATTAATGAAAAAGACCCCTTGACAATCCATGTCCTTGAAAATTGTTCTGATGAAGAGCTTTTGGAATACGCCAAAGATTGGAGCAAGGGCGTTAAGATGGCTATCCCTGTGTTTGAAGGCATCTCGCAAGAAAAATTTTACAAGCTATTTGAGTTAGCCAAGATCGCTATGGATGGCAAAATGGATCTGTATGACGGGCGCACAGGCGAAAAAATGAGGGAACGCGTGAATGTGGGCTATATGTATATGATCAAACTCCACCACTTAGTGGATGAAAAAGTCCATGCCAGAAGCACAGGCCCTTATAGCTTGGTAACGCACCAGCCTGTTGGGGGTAAAGCGCTCTTTGGGGGTCAAAGGTTTGGGGAAATGGAAGTGTGGGCGCTAGAAGCTTATGGTGCAGCGCACACTCTCAAAGAAATGCTTACCATTAAATCCGATGATATTAGAGGCAGAGAGAACGCTTATAGGGCTATCGCTAAAGGTGAGCAAGTGGGCGAGAGCGAAATCCCTGAGACTTTCTATGTTTTGACTAAAGAATTGCAATCGCTCGCTTTGGATATTAATATTTTTGGGAACGATGTGGATGAGGACGGAGCGCCTAAACCCATTATGATCAAAGAAGATGACAGGCCTAAAGACTTTAGCTCTTTCCAGCTCACTTTAGCCAGCCCTGAAAAAATCCATTCTTGGAGTTATGGGGAAGTTAAAAAGCCAGAAACGATCAATTATCGCACCCTAAAACCTGAACGGGACGGCTTGTTTTGCATGAAAATCTTTGGCCCTACTAAAGATTATGAATGCTTGTGCGGTAAATACAAAAAGCCTCGCTTCAAAGATATTGGCACATGCGAAAAATGCGGCGTGGCGATCACGCACTCCAAAGTCAGGCGTTTTAGAATGGGGCATATTGAATTGGCCACTCCTGTAGCGCACATCTGGTATGTCAATTCCTTGCCTAGCCGTATCGGCACGCTTTTGGGCGTTAAGATGAAAGATTTAGAGCGCGTGTTGTATTATGAAGCTTATATCGTCAAAGAGCCAGGTGAAGCCGCTTATGACAATGAAGGCACTAAGCTTGTGATGAAATACGATATTTTGAATGAAGAGCAGTATCAAAATATCTCACGAAGATACGAAGACAGGGGCTTTGTGGCGCAAATGGGCGGCGAAGCGATCAAGGATTTGTTAGAAGAAATTGATTTGATCACCTTATTGCAGAGTTTGAAAGAAGAAGTGAAAGACACCAATTCGGATGCGAAAAAGAAAAAACTCATTAAGCGTTTGAAAGTGGTAGAAAGCTTTTTAAATTCTGGTAACAGGCCTGAATGGATGATGCTCACGGTTTTACCGGTATTGCCACCGGATTTAAGGCCTTTAGTCGCACTAGATGGCGGGAAGTTTGCGGTCAGCGATGTGAATGAATTGTATCGTCGTGTTATCAATCGTAACCAACGCTTGAAACGCTTAATGGAGCTTGGAGCGCCAGAAATCATTGTGCGCAATGAAAAAAGGATGTTGCAAGAAGCCGTGGATGTGCTTTTTGATAACGGCCGTAGCACCAATGCGGTTAAAGGGGCTAACAAATGCCCTTTAAAATCGCTCAGTGAAATCATTAAAGGCAAGCAAGGGCGTTTCAGGCAAAACCTTTTAGGTAAGCGCGTGGATTTTTCAGGCAGAAGCGTGATTGTGGTGGGGCCTAATCTCAAAATGGATGAATGCGGGTTGCCTAAAAACATGGCGTTAGAGCTCTTCAAACCGCATTTGTTATCCAAACTTGAAGAGAGAGGCTATGCCACCACGCTCAAACAAGCTAAACGCATGATTGAGCAAAAGAGCAATGAAGTGTGGGAGTGCTTGCAAGAAATCACAGAGGGGTATCCGGTGCTACTCAACCGCGCTCCTACCTTGCACAAGCAATCCATTCAAGCGTTCCATCCAAAGCTGATTGACGGCAAAGCGATCCAATTGCACCCGTTAGTGTGTTCAGCGTTCAACGCCGATTTTGACGGGGACCAAATGGCGGTGCATGTGCCTTTAAGCCAGGAAGCGATCGCTGAATGCAAGGTGCTGATGTTAAGCTCTATGAATATCCTTTTGCCTGCTAGCGGTAAAGCCGTAGCCATTCCTAGCCAGGATATGGTTTTAGGGCTTTATTATCTTTCTTTAGAAAAGAGTGGGGTCAAGGGTGAGCATAAGCTTTTTTCTAGCGTGAATGAAATCATCACCGCTATTGACACGAAAGAATTAGACATCCACGCAAAGATTAGGGTTTTAGATCAAGGGAATATTATCGCTACGAGTGCGGGGCGCATGATCATTAAGTCCATTTTGCCTGATTTTATCCCTACGGATTTGTGGAACAGACCCATGAAGAAAAAAGATATTGGCGTGCTTGTGGATTATGTGCATAAAGTCGGCGGTATCGGCATTACTGCAACCTTTTTGGATAATTTAAAAACGCTTGGCTTTAGGTATGCGACTAAGGCTGGTATTTCTATCTCTATGGAGGATATTATCACGCCAAAAGACAAGCAAAAAATGGTGGAAAAAGCCAAAGTAGAGGTTAAAAAAATCCAGCAACAATACGATCAAGGGTTGCTCACTGACCAAGAGCGTTACAATAAAATCATTGACACTTGGACTGAAGTCAATGACAGAATGAGTAAGGAAATGATGAGCGCTATCGCAAAAGATAAAGAGGGCTTTAACTCTATTTATATGATGGCAGATAGCGGCGCAAGGGGTAGCGCGGCGCAAATCCGTCAGCTTTCAGCGATGAGGGGTCTTATGACAAAGCCGGACGGCAGCATCATTGAAACGCCCATTATTTCTAACTTTAAAGAGGGGTTGAATGTCTTAGAATACTTTAACTCCACGCATGGCGCTAGAAAGGGCTTAGCGGATACAGCGCTAAAAACCGCCAATGCGGGGTATTTGACAAGAAAGCTCATTGATGTTTCGCAAAATGTCAAGGTGGTGTCTGATGATTGCGGCACGCATGAAGGGATTGAAATCACGGATATTGCGGTGGGGAGTGAGCTGATTGAACCTTTAGAAGAGCGTATTTTTGGGCGCGTTTTATTAGAAGATGTGATCGATCCTATTACGAATGAAATCTTGCTTTATGCGGACACTTTGATTGATGAAGAGGGCGCTAAAAAGGTGGTTGAAGCCGGGATTAAATCCATTACGATCCGCACCCCAGTAACTTGTAAAGCGCCAAAGGGCGTGTGCGCGAAATGCTATGGCTTGAATTTAGGCGAAGGCAAGATGAGCTATCCGGGTGAAGCGGTGGGCGTGGTAGCCGCGCAATCTATTGGGGAGCCTGGAACGCAGCTCACTTTAAGGACTTTCCATGTGGGCGGGACAGCGAGCAGGAGTCAGGATGAGCGCGAAATTGTAGCGAGCAAAGAAGGTTTTGTGCGTTTTTACAACCTTAGGACTTACACGAATAAAGAGGGTAAAAACATTATCGCTAACCGCCGTAACGCTTCTATTTTAGTGGTAGAGCCTAAGATTAAAGTGCCTTTTGATGGGGAATTACGCATTGAAACGGTCTATGAAGAAGTCGTTGTGAGCGTGAAAAATGGCGAGCAAGAAGCTAAGTTCGTTTTAAGAAGAAGCGATATTGTCAAGCCGAGCGAATTAGCCGGCGTTGGCGGTAAGATTGAGGGGAAAGTGTATTTGCCTTATGCTAGCGGGCATAAGGTGCATAAGGGGGGAAGTATCGCTGATATTATCCAAGAGGGCTGGAATGTGCCTAATCGTATCCCTTATGCGAGCGAATTGCTGGTTAAAGATAATGACCCTATCGCGCAAGATGTGTATGCCAAAGAAAAAGGCGCAATCAAATACTATGTTTTAGAGGCTAACCATTTGGAGCGCACCCATGGGATCAAAAAGGGCGATATGATGAGCGAAAAAGGCTTGTTTGCCGTGATAGCCGATGATAATGGTAGGGAAGCCGCTCGCCATTATATCGCTAGGGGTTCTGAGATCTTAATTGATGATAATAGTGAAGTGAGCGCTAATAGCGTGATTTCTAAACCCACGACTAACACTTTCAAAACGATTGCCACATGGGATCCTTACAACACCCCTATCATTGCGGATTTTAAAGGTAAGGTGAGTTTTGTGGATGTTATCGCAGGGGTTACGGTCGCTGAAAAAGAAGACGAAAATACCGGTATCACCAGTTTAGTGGTGAACGATTACATCCCAAGCGGGTACAAACCAAGCTTGTTTTTAGAGGGGGTTGATGGCGAAGAGGTGCGTTATTTCCTAGAGCCAAAAACTTCTATCGCCATTAGCGATGGCTCTAGCGTGGAGCAGGCTGAAGTGTTAGCGAAAATCCCTAAAGCGACCGTTAAATCTAAAGACATTACCGGAGGTCTCCCAAGGGTTTCAGAATTGTTTGAAGCGAGAAAACCCAAGCCTAAAGATGTGGCGATCCTTTCTGAAGTTGATGGGATTGTGAGTTTTGGCAAACCCATTCGCAATAAAGAACACATCATCGTAACTTCTAAAGATGGCCGTTCCATGGATTATTTTGTGGATAAAGGCAAGCAAATTTTAGTGCATGCCGATGAATTTGTGCATGCAGGAGAGGCGATGACGGATGGAGTAATTTCAAGCCATGATATTTTAAGGATCAGTGGCGAAAAAGAGCTTTATAAATACATTGTGAGCGAAGTCCAGCAAGTGTATCGCAGGCAGGGGGTAAGCATTGCCGACAAGCACATTGAAATCATTGTCTCTCAAATGCTAAGGCAAGTACGCATTTTAGACAGCGGGGATAGCAAGTTTATTGAAGGGGATTTAGTCAGTAAAAAACTCTTCAAAGAAGAAAACGCTCGTGTGATCGCTTTAAAAGGCGAGCCAGCGATTGCTGAACCGGTGCTTTTAGGGATCACCAGAGCGGCTATTGGGAGTGATAGCATCATTTCAGCGGCCTCTTTCCAAGAAACGACTAAAGTTTTAACAGAAGCCAGTATCGCCATGAAAAAAGACTTTTTAGAGGATTTGAAAGAGAATGTGGTGTTGGGGAGGATGATCCCTGTGGGAACAGGCATGTATAAGAATAAAAAAATCGTGCTAAGAACGCTTGAAGATGGCCCTAAATTTTGA
- the rplL gene encoding 50S ribosomal protein L7/L12: MAISKEEVLEYIGSLSVLELSELVKMFEEKFGVSATPTVVAGAAVAGGAAAESEEKTEFNVILADSGAEKIKVIKVVREITGLGLKEAKDATEKTPHVLKEGVNKEEAETIKKKLEEVGAKVEVK, encoded by the coding sequence ATGGCAATTTCAAAAGAAGAAGTGTTAGAGTATATTGGTTCATTGAGCGTTTTAGAGCTTTCTGAATTGGTTAAAATGTTTGAGGAAAAATTTGGCGTGAGCGCGACTCCAACGGTCGTAGCCGGTGCGGCTGTAGCCGGTGGTGCAGCGGCTGAGAGCGAAGAAAAAACCGAATTTAATGTGATTTTAGCCGATAGCGGTGCTGAAAAAATTAAGGTGATTAAAGTGGTTCGTGAAATCACCGGGCTTGGCCTGAAAGAAGCTAAAGACGCTACCGAAAAAACCCCTCATGTGCTTAAAGAGGGCGTGAATAAAGAAGAAGCTGAAACCATCAAGAAGAAACTTGAAGAAGTGGGCGCTAAGGTTGAAGTCAAGTAA
- the rplJ gene encoding 50S ribosomal protein L10 yields MQKQHQRQYKVELVANLKSQFADAKALLICDYKGLSVKKLEALRNKACIQGIKVQVIKNTLAHIAMKEAGCADLDLKETNVFLWGDDQIALSKLVFDFQKEHKDHFVLKAGLFDKESVSVAHVEAVSKLPSKEELMGMLLSVWTAPARYFVTGLDNLRKAKEEN; encoded by the coding sequence ATGCAAAAACAACATCAAAGGCAGTATAAAGTAGAGCTAGTCGCTAACTTAAAGTCGCAATTTGCAGATGCCAAAGCCCTTTTAATTTGCGATTATAAGGGTCTTAGCGTGAAAAAGTTGGAAGCTTTAAGGAATAAGGCTTGCATTCAAGGCATTAAAGTGCAAGTGATTAAAAACACGCTTGCTCATATTGCCATGAAAGAAGCGGGTTGCGCTGATTTGGATTTGAAAGAAACCAATGTGTTTTTGTGGGGCGATGATCAAATCGCTCTCTCTAAACTCGTGTTTGATTTCCAAAAAGAGCATAAAGATCACTTTGTGTTGAAAGCGGGCTTGTTTGATAAAGAAAGCGTTAGCGTAGCTCATGTGGAAGCGGTTTCAAAACTCCCAAGCAAAGAAGAGCTTATGGGAATGTTGCTTTCTGTTTGGACGGCTCCGGCGCGTTATTTTGTGACCGGTTTAGACAATTTGCGTAAAGCGAAAGAAGAAAACTAA
- the rplA gene encoding 50S ribosomal protein L1, translating to MAKKVFKRLEKLFSKIQNDKAYGVEQGVEVVKSLASAKFDETVEVALRLGVDPRHADQMVRGAVVLPHGTGKKVRVAVFAKDIKQDEAKNAGADVVGGDDLAEEIKNGRIDFDMVIATPDMMAVVGKVGRILGPKGLMPNPKTGTVTMDIAKAVSNAKSGQVNFRVDKKGNVHAPIGKASFPEEKIKENMLELVKTINRLKPSSAKGKYIRNAALSLTMSPSVSLDAQELMDIK from the coding sequence GTGGCAAAAAAAGTATTTAAAAGATTGGAAAAACTTTTTTCTAAAATTCAAAACGATAAAGCGTATGGCGTAGAGCAAGGCGTAGAGGTGGTTAAATCCCTCGCTTCAGCCAAATTTGATGAAACCGTGGAAGTAGCGTTAAGACTAGGGGTTGATCCAAGGCATGCGGATCAAATGGTGCGTGGTGCGGTGGTGCTTCCTCATGGAACAGGGAAAAAAGTAAGAGTGGCTGTTTTTGCAAAAGACATTAAGCAAGATGAAGCCAAGAACGCTGGGGCTGATGTCGTTGGCGGAGATGATTTGGCTGAAGAAATCAAAAATGGTCGTATTGATTTTGACATGGTGATCGCAACGCCTGATATGATGGCGGTTGTCGGTAAAGTGGGTAGGATTTTAGGCCCTAAAGGTTTGATGCCAAACCCCAAAACCGGAACCGTTACGATGGATATTGCTAAAGCGGTTAGTAACGCTAAAAGCGGTCAAGTGAATTTCAGGGTGGATAAAAAGGGCAATGTTCATGCCCCTATTGGTAAGGCGAGTTTTCCTGAAGAAAAAATCAAAGAAAACATGCTTGAGTTGGTTAAAACGATCAACCGCCTAAAACCCAGTAGCGCGAAAGGCAAATATATTAGAAACGCTGCTCTTTCGCTCACCATGTCGCCTTCAGTGAGTTTGGACGCACAGGAATTGATGGATATTAAATAG
- the rplK gene encoding 50S ribosomal protein L11, producing the protein MAKKVVGEIKLQIPAGKANPSPPVGPALGQRGVNIMEFCKAFNERTKDMGSFNIPVIITVYQDKSFTFITKKPPVTDLIKKASGVEKGSDNPLKNKIAKLTHKQVEEIAQLKMEDLNTSTMEAAKKIVMGSARSMGVEVVD; encoded by the coding sequence ATGGCTAAAAAAGTAGTCGGAGAAATCAAACTTCAAATCCCTGCCGGTAAGGCAAACCCTTCACCTCCAGTAGGGCCAGCATTGGGTCAAAGAGGGGTTAATATCATGGAATTTTGTAAGGCTTTTAATGAGAGAACTAAAGACATGGGGAGTTTTAATATCCCGGTCATTATCACGGTTTATCAAGATAAGAGTTTCACTTTTATCACTAAAAAGCCCCCAGTAACGGATTTGATCAAAAAAGCTTCTGGGGTTGAAAAAGGTTCTGACAACCCGCTCAAAAATAAGATCGCAAAGCTCACCCACAAGCAAGTGGAAGAGATCGCACAATTGAAAATGGAAGATTTAAACACAAGCACCATGGAAGCGGCCAAAAAAATCGTTATGGGCAGCGCTAGGAGCATGGGCGTAGAAGTTGTGGATTGA